A stretch of the Cellulomonas sp. WB94 genome encodes the following:
- the rsfS gene encoding ribosome silencing factor has protein sequence MPATERAIELAIAAARAAADLKADEIIALDVSAQLVLTDVFLIASGTNERQVSSIVDAVERALHLLGAKPLRREGNQTARWVLLDFGDIVVHVQHAEDRVYYALERLWKDCPVIELPADVRSGSGTTE, from the coding sequence GTGCCGGCAACCGAACGCGCCATCGAGCTTGCCATCGCTGCAGCCCGCGCTGCAGCCGACCTCAAGGCAGACGAGATCATCGCCCTCGACGTGAGTGCGCAGCTCGTCCTCACCGACGTGTTCCTCATCGCCTCGGGTACCAACGAGCGGCAGGTCAGCAGCATCGTCGACGCTGTCGAGCGTGCGCTGCACCTGCTCGGCGCCAAGCCGCTGCGCCGCGAGGGCAACCAGACCGCGCGCTGGGTCCTGCTGGACTTCGGCGACATCGTCGTGCATGTCCAGCACGCGGAGGACCGCGTGTACTACGCGCTCGAGCGACTGTGGAAGGACTGCCCGGTCATCGAGCTGCC
- a CDS encoding glutamate-5-semialdehyde dehydrogenase → MTASLENHLDVSPASAAGDDVAAQVLATARRAKVASRVLATATRSTKDAALHALADALVDSTAQIVAANAEDLARGRENGTSPGLLDRLALSDARIVAIADALRELAALPDPVGEVVRGSTLPNGMRLRQVRVPMGVVGMIYEARPNVTVDAAGLALKSGNAVILRGGSAAARSNEVIVGVLGRALVAQGLPADLVQSIDAFGRAGAVALMHARGLVDVLVPRGGADLIQTVVREATVPVIETGVGNCHVYVDASADPAMALPILLNSKTQRVGVCNAAETLLVHAAAAPGFLPSALAALAEAGVVVHGDAATAALAPVGVEVVPATDEDWATEYLSLDLAVRVVDDLDAAIEHIRTWTSGHTEAIVTRDLAASERFVAELDSAAIMVNASTRFTDGGQFGLGAEIGISTQKLHARGPMGLAELTTTKWIVHGDGHVRP, encoded by the coding sequence ATGACCGCATCGCTCGAGAACCACCTCGACGTGTCGCCCGCCTCTGCGGCCGGTGACGACGTCGCGGCGCAGGTCCTGGCCACCGCGCGCCGCGCCAAGGTCGCGTCCCGTGTGCTCGCGACCGCGACGCGCTCGACCAAGGATGCCGCGCTGCACGCGCTGGCCGACGCTCTCGTCGACTCGACCGCCCAGATCGTCGCGGCCAACGCCGAGGACCTGGCGCGAGGTCGGGAGAACGGCACCTCGCCGGGGCTCCTCGACCGGCTGGCACTGTCCGACGCGCGCATCGTCGCGATCGCCGACGCCCTGCGCGAGCTCGCCGCGCTGCCCGACCCGGTCGGTGAGGTCGTGCGCGGCTCGACGCTGCCCAACGGGATGCGTCTGCGCCAGGTCAGGGTCCCGATGGGCGTCGTCGGCATGATCTACGAGGCCCGGCCGAACGTCACCGTCGACGCCGCCGGCCTCGCGCTCAAGAGCGGGAACGCCGTGATCCTGCGCGGCGGCTCGGCGGCGGCGCGCAGCAACGAGGTCATCGTCGGCGTGCTCGGCCGAGCCCTCGTGGCGCAGGGTCTGCCCGCCGACCTCGTCCAGTCGATCGACGCGTTCGGCCGTGCGGGGGCTGTGGCGCTCATGCACGCCCGTGGCCTGGTCGACGTGCTCGTGCCGCGCGGCGGCGCCGACCTCATCCAGACCGTGGTGCGCGAGGCGACCGTCCCCGTCATCGAGACCGGTGTCGGCAACTGCCACGTCTACGTCGACGCGTCCGCCGACCCGGCGATGGCCCTGCCGATCCTGCTGAACTCCAAGACCCAGCGGGTCGGGGTGTGCAACGCCGCAGAGACGCTGCTGGTGCACGCGGCGGCGGCGCCGGGGTTCCTGCCGTCGGCGCTCGCAGCGCTCGCCGAGGCGGGCGTCGTCGTGCACGGCGACGCGGCCACAGCGGCGCTCGCGCCCGTCGGCGTCGAGGTGGTGCCGGCGACCGACGAGGACTGGGCGACGGAATACCTCTCCCTGGACCTCGCCGTGCGGGTCGTCGACGACCTCGACGCCGCGATCGAGCACATCCGCACCTGGACGTCCGGCCACACCGAGGCCATCGTGACGCGGGACCTGGCCGCGTCGGAGCGGTTCGTCGCCGAGCTGGACTCCGCGGCGATCATGGTCAACGCGTCGACCCGGTTCACCGACGGCGGCCAGTTCGGCCTCGGCGCCGAGATCGGGATCTCGACCCAGAAGCTGCACGCCCGCGGTCCGATGGGCCTCGCCGAGCTCACCACGACCAAGTGGATCGTGCACGGCGACGGGCACGTGCGACCCTGA
- the nadD gene encoding nicotinate-nucleotide adenylyltransferase, with amino-acid sequence MEERRPRLGVMGGTFDPIHHGHLVAASEVAAILGLDEVVFVPTGQPSFKQHQHVTRAEHRYLMTVIATASNPRFTVSRVDMDRAGLTYTVDTLRDLNIERPDADLFFITGADALAQILTWKDPEELFAMAHFVAVNRPGHTLSTEGLPEDRVTQQEIPALAISSSDVRARARGGKPVWYLVPDGVVQYIAKHGLYRGNDE; translated from the coding sequence ATGGAAGAGCGTCGACCCCGCCTCGGCGTCATGGGTGGCACGTTCGACCCCATCCACCACGGGCACCTGGTCGCCGCGAGCGAGGTCGCCGCGATCCTGGGTCTCGACGAGGTGGTGTTCGTCCCCACGGGGCAGCCGTCGTTCAAGCAGCACCAGCACGTGACACGGGCCGAGCACCGCTACCTGATGACCGTCATCGCGACCGCCTCGAACCCGCGGTTCACGGTCAGTCGGGTGGACATGGACCGCGCGGGGCTGACGTACACCGTCGACACGCTCCGCGACCTCAACATCGAGCGGCCGGATGCCGATCTGTTCTTCATCACCGGAGCGGATGCGCTCGCACAGATCCTCACGTGGAAGGACCCGGAAGAGCTGTTCGCCATGGCCCACTTCGTCGCCGTCAACAGACCCGGGCACACGCTGTCCACCGAGGGGCTGCCCGAGGACCGAGTGACCCAGCAGGAGATCCCCGCCCTGGCGATCTCGTCGTCGGACGTCCGCGCCCGTGCGCGCGGGGGGAAGCCGGTCTGGTACCTCGTTCCTGACGGGGTCGTCCAGTACATCGCCAAGCATGGTCTGTATCGAGGTAACGATGAGTGA